One genomic window of Solea solea chromosome 12, fSolSol10.1, whole genome shotgun sequence includes the following:
- the LOC131470360 gene encoding fatty acyl-CoA hydrolase precursor, medium chain-like isoform X1 codes for MCFFYVVVRDHLRFKWLVFTELQSHSCSLCRPNTYIGNTRSRVITSFRSAQGPSYIEKLHSLRFLFAWAKIRGKMESCARVTALFLVSMLCLCAVAAELTAAAEVHTKLGSLRGQYVSVKGKETGVHAYLGVPFAKPPVGPALRLAAPQPVEGWEGVRDATKQPLMCIQNKVYFLDLVKALGGFLKDIPDVSEDCLYLNIYTPANRAPDAKLPVMVWIHGGGFTAGSASMYDGSALAAYQDVVVVLIQYRLGVLGFLSTGDEHMSGNYGLLDQVQALRWIQEHIQNFGGDPDLVTIFGESAGGVSVSVLLLSPLSDGLLHRAIAESGTAAMDILLVSDPLPTMQTVANTSGCSLESTEKMASCMRNLDLDSILPLLEDVTLRVSVTMDGHLLTKSVDDLLTQRELLSVPFMTGVNNDEGGWMLCQYFAPPNWTEGIDQELFINVLSMFYPDPKDANFRDLIVEEYTGSGEDRVKNRNGFTEMVGDMMFTIPAIKTANAHRDAGVPVYLYEYQHPPSFLQELRPSFVRSDHGDEIFIVFGSCLTTTYSPLVDKCSEEEVQLSKTMMSYWGNFARTGSPNGNGLAYWPKYGAEEKYLAIGLKEQVVAQHLKKEHFIFLTQTISEKMQQHTEKSEHGEL; via the exons ATGTGTTTCTTTTACGTTGTGGTGCGTGACCATCTACGGTTCAAGTGGCTGGTATTCACTGAATTGCAGAGTCATTCGTGTTCGCTGTGTCGACCTAATACCTACATCGGCAACACCCGCTCACGCGTCATTACAAGTTTCAGATCAGCTCAGGGTCCAAGTTATATAGAGAAACTCCACAGCCTGCGCTTCCTGTTTGCCTGGGCAAAGATCAGAGGGAAGATGGAGTCTTGTGCAAGAGTAACTGCTCTCTTTCTTGTGTCCATGTTATGCCTGTGTGCTGTTGCTGCAGAACTTACTGCAG CAGCTGAAGTCCACACAAAGCTCGGAAGTCTGAGAGGTCAGTATGTGAGTGTGAAGGGGAAAGAAACAGGAGTCCATGCCTACCTGGGTGTCCCATTTGCCAAGCCGCCTGTAGGCCCTGCTCTGAGACTGGCTGCACCTCAGCCTGTGGAGGGTTGGGAAGGAGTGAGAGATGCCACCAAGCAACCGCTCAT GTGTATTCAGAACAAAGTGTATTTTCTAGATCTGGTGAAAGCTCTTGGTGGGTTTCTCAAAGATATACCAGATGTTTCAGAAGACTGCCTTTACCTCAACATCTACACTCCCGCAAACAGAGCTCCAGATGCTAAGCTTCCA GTCATGGTCTGGATCCACGGTGGAGGTTTCACTGCGGGATCAGCCTCAATGTATGATGGCTCTGCCCTGGCTGCTTACCAGGATGTAGTTGTGGTTTTAATACAGTACAGGTTGGGAGTCCTGGGCTTCCTCAG CACTGGAGATGAGCACATGTCTGGGAACTATGGATTGTTGGACCAAGTACAAGCTCTGAGGTGGATTCAGGAGCACATTCAAAACTTTGGTGGAGACCCAGATTTGGTGACCATATTTGGGGAGTCTGCTGGTGGAGTGAGCGTGTCTGTCCTG CTTCTCTCACCATTGAGTGATGGCCTGCTCCACCGTGCCATTGCTGAGAGTGGCACTGCTGCAATGGATATTCTTTTAGTTTCTGACCCTCTGCCAACAATGCAG ACAGTGGCAAACACTTCTGGCTGTAGCCTGGAGAGCACAGAGAAGATGGCCAGCTGCATGAGGAACCTTGATTTGGATTCTATTTTGCCTTTGTTGGAG GATGTAACATTGAGAGTTTCCGTAACTATGGATGGACACTTACTGACAAAAAGTGTGGATGACCTTCTCACTCAACGTGAACTTCTCTCTGTACCGTTCATGACTGGTGTTAATAATGATGAAGGAGGCTGGATGCTCTGCCAG tatttTGCTCCACCGAACTGGACAGAGGGGATTGATCAAGAGCTTTTCATCAACGTATTGTCCATGTTTTATCCTGAT CCCAAAGACGCAAACTTCAGAGATCTGATAGTAGAGGAATATACTGGAAGTGGTGAAGATCGTGTGAAAAATAGAAATGGATTCACTGAGATGGTTGGGGATATGATGTTTACTATACCAGCGATTAAGACTGCTAATGCCCATAGAG ATGCAGGCGTCCCTGTATACCTGTACGAGTACCAGCATCCTCCCTCATTCCTGCAGGAGTTGAGACCAAGCTTTGTCCGTAGTGACCATGGTGATGAAATATTCATAGTGTTTGGAAGCTGCTTGACAACTACGTATTCCCCACTAGTTG ATAAATGCTCTGAAGAGGAGGTACAATTAAGCAAAACCATGATGAGCTACTGGGGCAACTTTGCTCGCACGGG TTCTCCAAATGGGAATGGCCTCGCCTACTGGCCAAAGTATGGAGCAGAAGAAAAGTACCTGGCCATTGGTTTAAAGGAGCAGGTCGTTGCTCAGCACCTGAAGAAGGAGCACTTCATCTTCCTGACTCAGACCATCTCAGAGAAAATGCAACAACATACAGAGAAAAGTGAACACGGCGAACTGTAG
- the LOC131470360 gene encoding fatty acyl-CoA hydrolase precursor, medium chain-like isoform X2, with amino-acid sequence MCFFYVVVRDHLRFKWLVFTELQSHSCSLCRPNTYIGNTRSRVITSFRSAQGPSYIEKLHSLRFLFAWAKIRGKMESCARVTALFLVSMLCLCAVAAELTAAEVHTKLGSLRGQYVSVKGKETGVHAYLGVPFAKPPVGPALRLAAPQPVEGWEGVRDATKQPLMCIQNKVYFLDLVKALGGFLKDIPDVSEDCLYLNIYTPANRAPDAKLPVMVWIHGGGFTAGSASMYDGSALAAYQDVVVVLIQYRLGVLGFLSTGDEHMSGNYGLLDQVQALRWIQEHIQNFGGDPDLVTIFGESAGGVSVSVLLLSPLSDGLLHRAIAESGTAAMDILLVSDPLPTMQTVANTSGCSLESTEKMASCMRNLDLDSILPLLEDVTLRVSVTMDGHLLTKSVDDLLTQRELLSVPFMTGVNNDEGGWMLCQYFAPPNWTEGIDQELFINVLSMFYPDPKDANFRDLIVEEYTGSGEDRVKNRNGFTEMVGDMMFTIPAIKTANAHRDAGVPVYLYEYQHPPSFLQELRPSFVRSDHGDEIFIVFGSCLTTTYSPLVDKCSEEEVQLSKTMMSYWGNFARTGSPNGNGLAYWPKYGAEEKYLAIGLKEQVVAQHLKKEHFIFLTQTISEKMQQHTEKSEHGEL; translated from the exons ATGTGTTTCTTTTACGTTGTGGTGCGTGACCATCTACGGTTCAAGTGGCTGGTATTCACTGAATTGCAGAGTCATTCGTGTTCGCTGTGTCGACCTAATACCTACATCGGCAACACCCGCTCACGCGTCATTACAAGTTTCAGATCAGCTCAGGGTCCAAGTTATATAGAGAAACTCCACAGCCTGCGCTTCCTGTTTGCCTGGGCAAAGATCAGAGGGAAGATGGAGTCTTGTGCAAGAGTAACTGCTCTCTTTCTTGTGTCCATGTTATGCCTGTGTGCTGTTGCTGCAGAACTTACTGCAG CTGAAGTCCACACAAAGCTCGGAAGTCTGAGAGGTCAGTATGTGAGTGTGAAGGGGAAAGAAACAGGAGTCCATGCCTACCTGGGTGTCCCATTTGCCAAGCCGCCTGTAGGCCCTGCTCTGAGACTGGCTGCACCTCAGCCTGTGGAGGGTTGGGAAGGAGTGAGAGATGCCACCAAGCAACCGCTCAT GTGTATTCAGAACAAAGTGTATTTTCTAGATCTGGTGAAAGCTCTTGGTGGGTTTCTCAAAGATATACCAGATGTTTCAGAAGACTGCCTTTACCTCAACATCTACACTCCCGCAAACAGAGCTCCAGATGCTAAGCTTCCA GTCATGGTCTGGATCCACGGTGGAGGTTTCACTGCGGGATCAGCCTCAATGTATGATGGCTCTGCCCTGGCTGCTTACCAGGATGTAGTTGTGGTTTTAATACAGTACAGGTTGGGAGTCCTGGGCTTCCTCAG CACTGGAGATGAGCACATGTCTGGGAACTATGGATTGTTGGACCAAGTACAAGCTCTGAGGTGGATTCAGGAGCACATTCAAAACTTTGGTGGAGACCCAGATTTGGTGACCATATTTGGGGAGTCTGCTGGTGGAGTGAGCGTGTCTGTCCTG CTTCTCTCACCATTGAGTGATGGCCTGCTCCACCGTGCCATTGCTGAGAGTGGCACTGCTGCAATGGATATTCTTTTAGTTTCTGACCCTCTGCCAACAATGCAG ACAGTGGCAAACACTTCTGGCTGTAGCCTGGAGAGCACAGAGAAGATGGCCAGCTGCATGAGGAACCTTGATTTGGATTCTATTTTGCCTTTGTTGGAG GATGTAACATTGAGAGTTTCCGTAACTATGGATGGACACTTACTGACAAAAAGTGTGGATGACCTTCTCACTCAACGTGAACTTCTCTCTGTACCGTTCATGACTGGTGTTAATAATGATGAAGGAGGCTGGATGCTCTGCCAG tatttTGCTCCACCGAACTGGACAGAGGGGATTGATCAAGAGCTTTTCATCAACGTATTGTCCATGTTTTATCCTGAT CCCAAAGACGCAAACTTCAGAGATCTGATAGTAGAGGAATATACTGGAAGTGGTGAAGATCGTGTGAAAAATAGAAATGGATTCACTGAGATGGTTGGGGATATGATGTTTACTATACCAGCGATTAAGACTGCTAATGCCCATAGAG ATGCAGGCGTCCCTGTATACCTGTACGAGTACCAGCATCCTCCCTCATTCCTGCAGGAGTTGAGACCAAGCTTTGTCCGTAGTGACCATGGTGATGAAATATTCATAGTGTTTGGAAGCTGCTTGACAACTACGTATTCCCCACTAGTTG ATAAATGCTCTGAAGAGGAGGTACAATTAAGCAAAACCATGATGAGCTACTGGGGCAACTTTGCTCGCACGGG TTCTCCAAATGGGAATGGCCTCGCCTACTGGCCAAAGTATGGAGCAGAAGAAAAGTACCTGGCCATTGGTTTAAAGGAGCAGGTCGTTGCTCAGCACCTGAAGAAGGAGCACTTCATCTTCCTGACTCAGACCATCTCAGAGAAAATGCAACAACATACAGAGAAAAGTGAACACGGCGAACTGTAG
- the LOC131469973 gene encoding uncharacterized protein LOC131469973 produces MAVYLAEVIISEIDITFDAVNYYTDSKIVLGYLYNEKRRFYVYVSNRVQRIRRSTSPNRKDKASGLCKGWHHCHLPPTVEVLRQSTSVIIKTVQHEAYDKEFKCLASETNIPKTSPLWSLDPFIDTDGFLRVGGCLSEADLGPDEKRPFILPGRHHVASLLVHHFHEQTQHQGRHLTEGAIRSAGFWIVGGKRCVSKVIFVCVTCRKLRGKCEVQKMSNLPQDRLTMEPPFTNVGMDVFGPWSVSARHTRGGHAESKRWAVIFTCLCIRAIHIEVIESLDSSSFRNAFRKFLAIRGPVKQIRSDRGTNFIGASKDLGIPSNVDERPVEQFLSERGCVWTFNTPHSSHMGGIWERMIGITRRILDSMLLQMVSSKLTHEVLTTFLAEVTAIVNNRPLVPVSTDPTDPFVLMPASLLNQKSGPCPAPIANFGDKD; encoded by the exons ATGGCAGTGTATCTCGCAGAGGTAATCATCTCCGAAATTGACATCACATTTGATGCAGTCAACTACTACACCGACAGCAAGATTGTGCTTGGCTATCTCTACAATGAGAAAAGAAGATTCTACGTCTACGTCAGTAACCGTGTTCAGAGAATCCGACGGAGCACATCACCAA ATAGGAAGGACAAGGCCAGCGGTTTATGCAAAGGATGGCACCACTGTCACCTCCCACCAACCGTCGAGGTACTCAGACAAAGTACATCAGTCATCATCAAGACTGTGCAACATGAAGCGTATGACAAGGAGTTTAAGTGCCTGGCATCAGAAACCAACATTCCCAAGACCAGTCCACTTTGGTCTCTGGATCCTTTCATCGACACAGATGGATTTTTGAGAGTTGGAGGCTGTCTTTCTGAAGCAGATTTGGGACCCGATGAAAAGAGACCGTTCATCTTACCCGGACGCCACCACGTGGCCTCCCTCTTGGTGCATCACTTTCATGAGCAAACACAGCATCAGGGACGTCACCTCACCGAGGGGGCCATCAGATCAGCTGGATTTTGGATTGTTGGAGGGAAGAGATGTGTGAGCAAGGTGATATTCGTATGTGTCACTTGTCGAAAACTCAGAGGAAAGTGTGAGGTTCAAAAGATGTCAAATCTTCCCCAGGACAGACTCACCATGGAACCACCCTTCACAAACGTTGGCATGGATGTGTTTGGACCCTGGTCCGTGTCAGCACGACACACAAGAGGAGGCCACGCTGAGAGTAAACGATGGGCAGTCATTTTCACTTGCTTATGCATCAGAGCTATTCACATTGAAGTTATCGAGTCTCTCGACTCCTCAAGCTTCAGAAATGCATTTAGAAAATTTCTGGCGATCCGAGGACCTGTGAAGCAGATACGGTCTGACAGGGGGACTAATTTCATCGGAGCCTCCAAAGACTTGGGAATCCCCTCGAATGTGGACGAAAGGCCAGTTGAACAATTCCTTTCCGAACGTGGATGTGTCTGGACTTTCAACACTCCACACTCATCTCACATGGGGGGAATATGGGAGAGGATGATTGGCATCACACGGCGCATTCTGGATTCTATGCTACTTCAAATGGTGTCTTCCAAGCTGACACATGAAGTGTTGACGACCTTTCTAGCAGAGGTTACTGCTATCGTGAACAACCGCCCTCTGGTACCTGTCTCTACAGATCCTACGGATCCCTTCGTTCTCATGCCTGCTTCACTGCTGAACCAGAAATCAGGCCCTTGCCCTGCTCCCATTGCAAACTTTGGGGACAAAGACTGA
- the LOC131470362 gene encoding cocaine esterase-like isoform X2 — MDSCARVTALFLVSMLCLCAVAAEQQAEVHTKLGRLRGQYVSVKGKETGVHAYLGVPFAKPPVGPALRLAAPQPVEGWEGVRDATKQPLMCIQNRAYVLELVKALGGFLKDIPDVSEDCLYLNIYTPANRAPDAKLPVMVWIHGGGFSLGSASMYDGSALAAYQDVVVVLIQYRLGVLGFLSTGDEHMSGNYGLLDQVQALRWIQEHIQNFGGDPDLVTIFGESAGGVSVSLLLLSPLSDGLLHRAIAESGTAAMDILLVSDPLPTMQTVANTSGCSLESTEKLASCMRNLDLDSILPLLEDVTLRVSITMDGHLLTKSVDDLLTQRELLSVPFMTGVNNDEGGWMLGQIFAPPNWTEGIDQEHFINVLSMFYPDPKDANFRDLIVKEYTGSGEDRVKNRNGFTEMVGDMMFTIPAIKTANAHRDAGVPVYLYEYQHPPSFLQELRPSFVRSDHGDEVFIVFGSCLTTTYSPLVDKCSEEEVQLSKTVMSYWGNFAHTGSPNGNGLTYWPKYGAEEKYLAIGLKEQVVAQHLKKEHFIFLTQTISEKMQQHTEKSEHGEL, encoded by the exons ATGGATTCTTGTGCAAGAGTAACTGCTCTCTTTCTTGTGTCCATGTTATGCCTGTGTGCTGTTGCTGCAGAACAACAAG CTGAAGTCCACACAAAGCTCGGACGCCTGAGAGGTCAGTATGTGAGTGTGAAGGGGAAAGAAACAGGAGTCCATGCCTACCTGGGTGTCCCATTTGCCAAGCCGCCTGTAGGCCCTGCTCTGAGACTGGCTGCACCTCAGCCTGTGGAGGGTTGGGAAGGAGTGAGAGATGCCACCAAGCAACCGCTCAT GTGTATTCAGAACAGAGCGTATGTTCTAGAACTGGTGAAAGCTCTTGGTGGGTTTCTCAAAGATATACCAGATGTTTCAGAAGACTGCCTTTACCTCAACATCTACACTCCCGCAAACAGAGCTCCAGATGCTAAGCTTCCA GTCATGGTCTGGATCCACGGTGGAGGTTTCAGTCTGGGATCAGCCTCAATGTATGATGGCTCTGCCCTGGCTGCTTACCAGGATGTAGTTGTGGTTTTAATACAGTACAGGTTGGGAGTCCTGGGCTTCCTCAG CACTGGAGATGAGCACATGTCTGGGAACTATGGATTGTTGGACCAAGTACAAGCTCTGAGGTGGATTCAGGAGCACATTCAAAACTTTGGTGGAGACCCAGATTTGGTGACCATATTTGGGGAGTCTGCTGGTGGAGTGAGCGTGTCTCTCCTG CTTCTCTCACCATTGAGTGATGGCCTGCTCCACCGTGCCATTGCTGAGAGTGGCACTGCTGCAATGGATATTCTTTTAGTTTCTGACCCTCTGCCAACAATGCAG ACGGTGGCAAACACTTCTGGCTGCAGCCTGGAGAGCACAGAGAAGTTGGCCAGCTGCATGAGGAACCTTGATTTGGATTCTATTTTGCCTTTGTTGGAG GATGTAACATTGAGAGTTTCCATAACTATGGATGGACACTTACTGACAAAAAGTGTGGATGACCTTCTCACTCAACGTGAACTTCTCTCTGTCCCTTTCATGACTGGTGTTAATAATGATGAAGGAGGCTGGATGCTCGGCCAG atatTTGCTCCACCGAACTGGACAGAGGGGATTGATCAAGAGCATTTCATCAACGTATTGTCCATGTTTTATCCTGAT CCCAAAGACGCAAACTTCAGAGATCTGATAGTAAAGGAATATACTGGAAGTGGTGAAGATCGTGTGAAAAATAGAAATGGATTCACTGAGATGGTTGGGGATATGATGTTTACTATACCAGCGATTAAGACTGCTAATGCCCATAGAG ATGCAGGCGTCCCTGTATACCTGTACGAGTACCAGCATCCTCCCTCATTCCTGCAGGAGTTGAGACCAAGCTTTGTCCGTAGTGACCATGGTGATGAAGTATTCATAGTGTTTGGAAGCTGCTTGACAACTACGTATTCCCCACTAGTTG ATAAATGCTCTGAAGAGGAGGTACAATTAAGCAAAACCGTGATGAGCTACTGGGGCAACTTTGCTCACACGGG TTCTCCAAATGGGAATGGCCTCACCTACTGGCCAAAGTATGGAGCAGAAGAAAAGTACCTAGCCATTGGTTTAAAGGAGCAGGTCGTTGCTCAGCACCTGAAGAAAGAGCACTTCATCTTCCTGACTCAGACCATCTCAGAGAAAATGCAACAACATACAGAGAAAAGTGAACACGGCGAACTGTAG
- the LOC131470362 gene encoding cocaine esterase-like isoform X1, whose product MDSCARVTALFLVSMLCLCAVAAEQQAAEVHTKLGRLRGQYVSVKGKETGVHAYLGVPFAKPPVGPALRLAAPQPVEGWEGVRDATKQPLMCIQNRAYVLELVKALGGFLKDIPDVSEDCLYLNIYTPANRAPDAKLPVMVWIHGGGFSLGSASMYDGSALAAYQDVVVVLIQYRLGVLGFLSTGDEHMSGNYGLLDQVQALRWIQEHIQNFGGDPDLVTIFGESAGGVSVSLLLLSPLSDGLLHRAIAESGTAAMDILLVSDPLPTMQTVANTSGCSLESTEKLASCMRNLDLDSILPLLEDVTLRVSITMDGHLLTKSVDDLLTQRELLSVPFMTGVNNDEGGWMLGQIFAPPNWTEGIDQEHFINVLSMFYPDPKDANFRDLIVKEYTGSGEDRVKNRNGFTEMVGDMMFTIPAIKTANAHRDAGVPVYLYEYQHPPSFLQELRPSFVRSDHGDEVFIVFGSCLTTTYSPLVDKCSEEEVQLSKTVMSYWGNFAHTGSPNGNGLTYWPKYGAEEKYLAIGLKEQVVAQHLKKEHFIFLTQTISEKMQQHTEKSEHGEL is encoded by the exons ATGGATTCTTGTGCAAGAGTAACTGCTCTCTTTCTTGTGTCCATGTTATGCCTGTGTGCTGTTGCTGCAGAACAACAAG CAGCTGAAGTCCACACAAAGCTCGGACGCCTGAGAGGTCAGTATGTGAGTGTGAAGGGGAAAGAAACAGGAGTCCATGCCTACCTGGGTGTCCCATTTGCCAAGCCGCCTGTAGGCCCTGCTCTGAGACTGGCTGCACCTCAGCCTGTGGAGGGTTGGGAAGGAGTGAGAGATGCCACCAAGCAACCGCTCAT GTGTATTCAGAACAGAGCGTATGTTCTAGAACTGGTGAAAGCTCTTGGTGGGTTTCTCAAAGATATACCAGATGTTTCAGAAGACTGCCTTTACCTCAACATCTACACTCCCGCAAACAGAGCTCCAGATGCTAAGCTTCCA GTCATGGTCTGGATCCACGGTGGAGGTTTCAGTCTGGGATCAGCCTCAATGTATGATGGCTCTGCCCTGGCTGCTTACCAGGATGTAGTTGTGGTTTTAATACAGTACAGGTTGGGAGTCCTGGGCTTCCTCAG CACTGGAGATGAGCACATGTCTGGGAACTATGGATTGTTGGACCAAGTACAAGCTCTGAGGTGGATTCAGGAGCACATTCAAAACTTTGGTGGAGACCCAGATTTGGTGACCATATTTGGGGAGTCTGCTGGTGGAGTGAGCGTGTCTCTCCTG CTTCTCTCACCATTGAGTGATGGCCTGCTCCACCGTGCCATTGCTGAGAGTGGCACTGCTGCAATGGATATTCTTTTAGTTTCTGACCCTCTGCCAACAATGCAG ACGGTGGCAAACACTTCTGGCTGCAGCCTGGAGAGCACAGAGAAGTTGGCCAGCTGCATGAGGAACCTTGATTTGGATTCTATTTTGCCTTTGTTGGAG GATGTAACATTGAGAGTTTCCATAACTATGGATGGACACTTACTGACAAAAAGTGTGGATGACCTTCTCACTCAACGTGAACTTCTCTCTGTCCCTTTCATGACTGGTGTTAATAATGATGAAGGAGGCTGGATGCTCGGCCAG atatTTGCTCCACCGAACTGGACAGAGGGGATTGATCAAGAGCATTTCATCAACGTATTGTCCATGTTTTATCCTGAT CCCAAAGACGCAAACTTCAGAGATCTGATAGTAAAGGAATATACTGGAAGTGGTGAAGATCGTGTGAAAAATAGAAATGGATTCACTGAGATGGTTGGGGATATGATGTTTACTATACCAGCGATTAAGACTGCTAATGCCCATAGAG ATGCAGGCGTCCCTGTATACCTGTACGAGTACCAGCATCCTCCCTCATTCCTGCAGGAGTTGAGACCAAGCTTTGTCCGTAGTGACCATGGTGATGAAGTATTCATAGTGTTTGGAAGCTGCTTGACAACTACGTATTCCCCACTAGTTG ATAAATGCTCTGAAGAGGAGGTACAATTAAGCAAAACCGTGATGAGCTACTGGGGCAACTTTGCTCACACGGG TTCTCCAAATGGGAATGGCCTCACCTACTGGCCAAAGTATGGAGCAGAAGAAAAGTACCTAGCCATTGGTTTAAAGGAGCAGGTCGTTGCTCAGCACCTGAAGAAAGAGCACTTCATCTTCCTGACTCAGACCATCTCAGAGAAAATGCAACAACATACAGAGAAAAGTGAACACGGCGAACTGTAG